From Pseudomonas sp. stari2, a single genomic window includes:
- a CDS encoding amino acid ABC transporter substrate-binding protein: MKMLKSTLAIVTAAAVLGVSGFAQAGATLDAVQKKGFVQCGVSDGLPGFSVPDSTGKILGIDADVCRAVAAAVFGDATKVKFSQLNAKERFTALQSGEIDILSRNTTMTSSRDAGMGLKFPGFITYYDGVGFLANNKLGVKSAKELDGATICIQAGTTTELNVSDYFRANGLKYTPITFDTSDESAKSLESGRCDVLTSDKSQLFAQRSKLASPKDYVVLPETISKEPLGPVVRNGDDEWLAIVRWVGYALLNAEEAGITSKNVLEEAKSTKNPDVARLLGADGEYGKDLKLPKDWVVKIVSQVGNYGEIFEKNLGKSTPLEIDRGLNALWNNGGIQYAPPVR; encoded by the coding sequence ATGAAGATGTTGAAATCCACGCTGGCGATCGTGACTGCTGCTGCAGTACTGGGTGTCAGCGGGTTCGCTCAGGCGGGTGCAACCCTGGATGCGGTACAGAAGAAAGGTTTCGTGCAGTGTGGCGTCAGCGACGGTCTGCCAGGCTTCTCCGTACCGGATTCGACCGGCAAGATTCTCGGCATCGACGCCGACGTCTGCCGTGCCGTGGCCGCTGCCGTGTTCGGCGATGCGACCAAGGTCAAGTTCAGTCAATTGAACGCCAAGGAGCGCTTCACCGCGCTGCAGTCCGGCGAGATCGACATCCTGTCGCGCAACACCACCATGACCAGCTCCCGTGACGCAGGCATGGGCCTGAAATTCCCAGGCTTCATCACTTACTACGACGGCGTGGGCTTCCTGGCCAACAACAAGCTGGGCGTGAAGAGTGCCAAGGAACTGGACGGCGCAACCATCTGCATTCAGGCCGGTACCACTACCGAGCTGAACGTCTCCGACTACTTCCGCGCCAATGGCCTGAAGTACACCCCGATCACTTTCGACACCTCCGATGAAAGCGCCAAGTCGCTGGAGTCCGGTCGTTGCGATGTGCTGACCTCCGACAAGTCCCAGCTGTTCGCCCAGCGCAGCAAGCTGGCTTCGCCGAAGGACTACGTGGTTCTGCCGGAAACCATTTCCAAGGAACCTCTGGGCCCGGTCGTGCGTAACGGCGACGACGAGTGGCTGGCCATCGTTCGCTGGGTTGGCTACGCGCTGCTCAACGCTGAAGAAGCCGGTATCACTTCGAAAAACGTACTCGAAGAAGCCAAGTCCACCAAGAACCCGGACGTTGCACGTCTGCTGGGTGCTGACGGCGAGTACGGCAAGGACCTGAAACTGCCGAAGGACTGGGTGGTGAAAATCGTTTCCCAGGTGGGTAACTACGGCGAAATCTTCGAGAAAAACCTCGGCAAGAGCACTCCGCTGGAAATCGACCGTGGCCTGAACGCGCTGTGGAACAACGGCGGCATTCAGTACGCACCACCAGTGCGCTAA
- a CDS encoding amino acid ABC transporter permease, which produces MQNSIGAPKQRFSLSDPRVRAWLFQIITVVAVVAMGWYLFDNTQTNLQHRGITSGFSFLERSAGFGIAQHLISYTEADSYARVFVIGLLNTLLVTFIGVILATLLGFIIGVARLSPNWIISKLATVYVEVFRNIPPLLQILFWYFAVFLTMPGPRNSHNFGDTFFVSSRGLNMPAAQMADGFWAFVVSIVVAIVAIVLMSRWATKRFEETGEPFHKFWVGLAMFLVIPTLCALIFGAPLHWEMPKLQGFNFVGGWVLIPELLALTLALTVYTAAFIAEIVRSGIKSVSHGQTEAARSLGLRNGPTLRKVIIPQALRVIIPPLTSQYLNLAKNSSLAAGIGYPEMVSLFAGTVLNQTGQAIEVIAITMSVYLAISISISLLMNWYNKRIALIER; this is translated from the coding sequence ATGCAAAATTCAATCGGCGCACCAAAGCAGAGGTTCAGCCTCAGCGATCCGCGTGTGCGTGCGTGGCTATTCCAGATCATCACCGTCGTGGCGGTGGTCGCCATGGGCTGGTATCTGTTCGACAACACCCAGACCAACCTGCAGCACCGGGGCATCACGTCCGGGTTCAGCTTTCTGGAGCGCAGTGCCGGGTTCGGCATCGCTCAACACCTGATCTCCTACACCGAAGCGGACAGCTATGCCCGCGTGTTCGTGATCGGCCTGCTCAACACCTTGCTGGTGACCTTCATTGGCGTGATCCTGGCGACTTTGCTGGGTTTCATCATCGGTGTGGCGCGGCTGTCGCCGAACTGGATCATCAGCAAGCTGGCGACCGTGTATGTGGAAGTCTTCCGCAACATTCCGCCGCTGCTGCAAATCCTTTTCTGGTATTTCGCGGTGTTCCTCACCATGCCGGGGCCGCGTAACAGTCACAACTTCGGCGACACTTTCTTCGTCAGCAGCCGTGGCCTGAACATGCCGGCCGCGCAGATGGCCGACGGCTTCTGGGCGTTCGTGGTCAGCATCGTGGTGGCTATCGTTGCGATCGTGCTGATGAGCCGCTGGGCCACCAAGCGTTTCGAGGAAACCGGCGAGCCGTTCCACAAGTTCTGGGTCGGCCTGGCAATGTTCCTGGTGATCCCGACGCTGTGCGCGCTGATCTTCGGCGCGCCACTGCACTGGGAAATGCCGAAGCTGCAAGGCTTCAACTTCGTCGGCGGCTGGGTGCTGATCCCGGAACTGCTGGCCCTGACCCTGGCCCTGACCGTGTACACCGCGGCGTTCATCGCCGAGATCGTGCGTTCGGGGATCAAGTCGGTCAGCCACGGTCAGACCGAAGCGGCCCGTTCGCTCGGCCTGCGCAACGGTCCGACCTTGCGCAAGGTGATCATTCCGCAAGCGCTGCGCGTGATCATTCCACCGCTGACCAGCCAATACCTGAACCTGGCGAAGAACTCCTCGCTGGCGGCCGGTATCGGTTACCCGGAAATGGTTTCGCTGTTCGCCGGCACCGTGCTGAACCAGACCGGTCAGGCGATCGAAGTCATTGCCATCACCATGAGCGTGTACCTGGCGATCAGTATCAGCATTTCCCTGCTGATGAACTGGTACAACAAGCGCATTGCGCTGATCGAGCGGTAA
- a CDS encoding amino acid ABC transporter permease, protein MSTHTFKPDMPPPAKVFGPMAWIRANMFSSWLNTLLTLFAFYLIYLVIPPLLSWAIFDANWVGTTRADCTKAGACWVFIEQRFGQFMYGYYPADLRWRVDLTVWLAVIGVAPLFIKRVPRKAVYGLSFLVIYPIVAWCLLHGGVFGLSAVATSQWGGLMLTLVIATVGIAGALPLGIMLALGRRSNMPAIRVVCVTFIEFWRGVPLITVLFMSSVMLPLFLPEGMNFDKLLRALIGVILFQSAYVAEVVRGGLQAIPKGQYEAAAAMGLGYWRAMGLVILPQALKLVIPGIVNTFIALFKDTSLVIIIGLFDLLNSVKQAAADPKWLGMATEGYVFAALVFWIFCFGMSRYSMHLERKLDTGHKR, encoded by the coding sequence ATGAGTACTCATACTTTCAAACCCGACATGCCACCGCCGGCCAAGGTCTTCGGCCCGATGGCGTGGATACGCGCGAACATGTTCTCCAGCTGGCTCAACACCCTGTTGACCCTGTTTGCGTTCTACCTGATCTACCTGGTGATTCCGCCACTGCTCAGCTGGGCGATCTTCGATGCCAACTGGGTCGGCACTACCCGCGCCGACTGCACCAAGGCGGGCGCTTGCTGGGTGTTCATCGAACAGCGTTTCGGCCAGTTCATGTACGGCTACTACCCGGCGGATCTGCGCTGGCGCGTGGACCTGACCGTGTGGCTGGCGGTCATCGGTGTGGCGCCGCTGTTCATCAAACGCGTGCCGCGTAAAGCGGTGTACGGGCTGAGCTTCCTGGTGATCTATCCGATCGTTGCCTGGTGCCTGCTGCATGGCGGCGTGTTTGGCCTGAGCGCCGTTGCCACGAGCCAGTGGGGCGGCCTGATGCTGACCCTGGTGATCGCCACCGTCGGTATCGCCGGCGCGTTGCCGCTGGGGATCATGCTGGCGCTGGGACGACGCTCGAACATGCCGGCCATTCGTGTGGTCTGCGTGACGTTCATCGAGTTCTGGCGCGGCGTGCCGCTGATCACCGTGCTGTTCATGTCGTCGGTGATGCTGCCGCTGTTCCTGCCTGAAGGCATGAACTTCGACAAGCTGCTGCGGGCACTTATCGGCGTGATCCTGTTCCAGTCGGCCTACGTCGCCGAAGTGGTACGCGGCGGTCTGCAAGCGATCCCCAAAGGTCAGTACGAAGCCGCTGCCGCCATGGGCCTCGGTTACTGGCGCGCCATGGGCCTGGTGATTCTGCCACAAGCCCTGAAACTGGTGATTCCCGGCATCGTCAACACCTTCATCGCGCTGTTCAAGGACACCAGCCTGGTGATCATCATCGGCCTCTTTGACCTGCTCAACAGCGTCAAGCAAGCCGCTGCCGATCCGAAATGGCTGGGCATGGCCACCGAAGGCTACGTGTTCGCCGCCCTGGTGTTCTGGATTTTCTGTTTTGGTATGTCGCGCTATTCCATGCATCTGGAACGCAAGCTCGACACTGGCCACAAGCGTTAG
- a CDS encoding amino acid ABC transporter ATP-binding protein produces MSEAIKKPVGPEGIIQMQGVNKWYGQFHVLKDINLNVKQGERIVLCGPSGSGKSTTIRCLNRLEEHQQGRIVVDGVELTNDLKQIEAIRREVGMVFQHFNLFPHLTILQNCTLAPMWVRKMPKRKAEEIAMHYLERVRIPEQAHKFPGQLSGGQQQRVAIARALCMKPKIMLFDEPTSALDPEMVKEVLDTMIGLAEDGMTMLCVTHEMGFARTVANRVIFMDKGEIVEQAAPNDFFDNPQNDRTKLFLSQILH; encoded by the coding sequence ATGAGCGAAGCAATCAAAAAGCCAGTGGGCCCTGAAGGCATCATTCAGATGCAGGGCGTGAACAAGTGGTACGGCCAGTTCCACGTGCTGAAAGACATCAACCTCAACGTCAAGCAGGGCGAGCGTATCGTGCTGTGCGGCCCGTCGGGTTCCGGCAAGTCCACCACCATCCGCTGCCTGAACCGTCTGGAAGAACACCAGCAGGGCCGCATCGTTGTCGATGGCGTGGAGCTGACCAACGACCTCAAGCAGATCGAAGCGATCCGCCGTGAAGTCGGCATGGTGTTCCAGCACTTCAACCTGTTCCCGCACCTGACCATTCTGCAGAACTGCACGTTGGCGCCGATGTGGGTGCGCAAGATGCCCAAGCGCAAGGCCGAGGAAATCGCCATGCACTATCTGGAGCGCGTACGTATTCCGGAGCAGGCGCACAAGTTCCCGGGACAATTGTCCGGCGGTCAGCAACAGCGTGTGGCGATTGCCCGCGCGCTGTGCATGAAACCGAAAATCATGCTGTTCGACGAACCGACCTCGGCACTCGACCCAGAGATGGTGAAGGAGGTTCTCGACACCATGATCGGCCTGGCCGAAGACGGCATGACCATGCTTTGCGTGACCCACGAAATGGGCTTCGCCCGCACTGTGGCCAACCGGGTAATCTTCATGGACAAGGGCGAAATCGTCGAGCAGGCGGCACCGAACGACTTTTTCGACAATCCGCAGAATGATCGGACCAAGTTGTTCCTGAGTCAGATTCTGCATTGA
- a CDS encoding FadR/GntR family transcriptional regulator produces MSENSLLIKRSLVDQALDQLRQRITDGTWQVGQRLPTEPELCAELGISRNTVREAMRVLAFSGLIEIRQGDGSYLRAVVDPMDTLKALSKCSLDQARETRHILEVEAIGLAALRRTDEDLAGLREALGVAGSHYHGDLDSYIACDLVFHRRLVDAAHNPTLSELYRYFSSIVGAQLRQTLNIVPRRQEVFDLHIALFEAVEQRDPERAKALSRQLINEP; encoded by the coding sequence ATGTCTGAAAACTCTTTATTGATCAAACGATCCCTGGTCGATCAGGCCCTGGATCAATTGCGCCAGCGCATCACCGACGGCACGTGGCAGGTCGGACAGCGTTTGCCGACTGAACCCGAGCTGTGCGCTGAGCTCGGCATCAGCCGCAATACCGTGCGCGAGGCGATGCGGGTATTGGCGTTCTCCGGGCTGATCGAAATCCGTCAGGGTGACGGCAGTTACTTGCGGGCGGTGGTCGACCCGATGGACACGCTCAAGGCGCTGTCCAAATGCTCACTGGATCAGGCCCGGGAAACCCGGCACATCCTTGAGGTCGAGGCCATCGGCCTGGCGGCGTTGCGTCGTACCGATGAGGATCTGGCGGGCCTGCGCGAGGCGCTTGGTGTTGCCGGCAGCCACTATCACGGCGATCTCGACAGCTACATCGCCTGTGACCTGGTGTTTCACCGTCGTCTGGTGGACGCCGCGCACAATCCAACCCTCAGCGAGCTGTATCGCTATTTCTCCAGCATCGTCGGTGCGCAATTGCGCCAGACCCTGAACATCGTCCCTCGTCGACAGGAAGTCTTCGATTTGCACATCGCCCTGTTCGAAGCCGTCGAACAGCGTGATCCGGAACGGGCCAAAGCCCTGTCGAGGCAACTGATCAATGAACCCTGA
- a CDS encoding CynX/NimT family MFS transporter → MNPETEKTMSRPEAINAPKRTAELEELLIDAEADDEQVQQSHPLVRRPWLLLLGLILVALNLRPALSSMAPLLSEVSKSLGLSAAQAGLLTTLPVLCLGLFAPLAPVLARRFGAERVVLGILLTLAGGIILRSNFGEIGLFAGSILGGASIGIIGVLLPGIVKRDFAKHAGTMTGVYTMALCLGAAMAAGSSVPLSEHFDHSWAMGLGFWVIPALVAAVFWLPQIGQKHGAHNVAYRVRGLLRDPLAWQVTLYMGLQSSLAYIVFGWLPSILIGRGLTPTQAGLVLSGSVIIQLASSLAAPWLATRGKDQRLAIVVVMALTLGGLFGCLFAPIEGLWGWAILLGLGQGGTFSLALTLIVLRSRDSHVAANLSSMSQGFGYTLASMGPFAVGVVHDWTGGWNAVGWIFGIVGAGAILAGLGAGRALYVQVVSEKV, encoded by the coding sequence ATGAACCCTGAAACCGAGAAAACCATGTCCCGCCCTGAAGCCATCAACGCCCCGAAGCGCACCGCCGAACTGGAGGAGTTGCTGATCGATGCCGAGGCTGACGATGAACAGGTGCAACAAAGCCATCCGCTGGTGCGCCGTCCGTGGCTGTTGCTGCTGGGGCTGATTCTGGTGGCGTTGAACCTGCGCCCGGCGTTGTCGAGCATGGCGCCGCTGCTCAGTGAAGTCTCGAAAAGCCTCGGCTTGTCCGCCGCTCAGGCAGGCTTGCTGACGACGTTGCCGGTGCTGTGTCTTGGCCTGTTCGCCCCGCTGGCTCCGGTGCTGGCGCGGCGTTTCGGTGCCGAGCGGGTGGTGCTGGGGATTCTTCTGACACTGGCCGGCGGCATCATCCTGCGCAGCAACTTCGGTGAAATCGGTCTGTTCGCCGGCAGCATTCTGGGTGGTGCGAGTATCGGCATCATCGGCGTCTTGCTGCCCGGTATCGTCAAACGCGACTTCGCCAAACACGCCGGCACCATGACCGGTGTCTACACCATGGCCCTGTGCCTGGGTGCGGCGATGGCGGCGGGCTCAAGCGTGCCCTTGAGCGAGCACTTCGATCATAGCTGGGCCATGGGGTTGGGGTTCTGGGTCATTCCAGCGCTGGTCGCGGCGGTGTTCTGGCTGCCGCAAATTGGCCAGAAGCACGGTGCACACAATGTTGCGTATCGAGTGCGCGGGCTGCTGCGTGATCCGCTGGCCTGGCAGGTGACCTTGTACATGGGCCTGCAATCGTCGCTGGCCTACATCGTGTTCGGCTGGTTGCCGTCGATCCTCATCGGTCGCGGGCTGACACCGACCCAGGCCGGCCTGGTGCTGTCCGGTTCGGTGATCATTCAGCTCGCCAGCTCCCTGGCAGCACCGTGGCTGGCCACACGCGGCAAGGACCAGCGACTGGCGATCGTGGTAGTGATGGCGCTGACCCTCGGCGGACTGTTCGGTTGCCTCTTTGCGCCGATCGAAGGCCTGTGGGGCTGGGCGATCCTGCTGGGGCTGGGGCAGGGTGGTACGTTCAGCCTGGCGCTGACTCTGATCGTGCTGCGCTCGCGGGATTCTCACGTCGCGGCGAACCTGTCGAGCATGTCCCAGGGCTTCGGCTACACCCTTGCATCCATGGGTCCGTTCGCGGTCGGCGTAGTGCATGACTGGACCGGTGGCTGGAACGCCGTGGGCTGGATCTTCGGCATCGTCGGTGCGGGTGCGATCCTCGCCGGCCTCGGTGCCGGGCGCGCGTTGTACGTGCAGGTAGTAAGCGAAAAGGTCTGA
- a CDS encoding nuclear transport factor 2 family protein: protein MSEEAHSALITRFYQAFQRLDAEAMAACYTDDVVFSDPAFGELRGRDAGDMWRMLTTRAKDFSLTFDNVRADERSGGAHWVATYLFSQTGNVVINDIQARFVFRDGKICEHRDHFDLWRWSRQALGFKGLLLGWTPLVRNAVRAQALKGLKAFQASR, encoded by the coding sequence ATGAGTGAAGAAGCCCACAGCGCGTTGATCACCCGTTTCTATCAGGCTTTCCAACGCCTCGACGCCGAGGCCATGGCCGCCTGCTACACCGACGACGTGGTGTTCAGCGACCCGGCCTTCGGCGAGCTGCGCGGGCGCGATGCCGGCGACATGTGGCGCATGCTCACCACGCGGGCCAAGGACTTCTCCCTGACCTTCGACAACGTCCGCGCCGACGAGCGCAGCGGCGGCGCCCACTGGGTAGCGACCTACCTGTTCAGCCAGACCGGCAACGTCGTGATCAACGACATCCAGGCACGCTTCGTCTTCCGCGACGGCAAGATCTGTGAACACCGCGACCACTTCGACCTGTGGCGCTGGTCCCGTCAGGCGCTGGGTTTCAAGGGGCTGCTGTTGGGCTGGACGCCGCTGGTGCGCAACGCCGTCCGCGCCCAGGCGCTGAAAGGGCTGAAGGCATTTCAGGCAAGTCGCTGA
- a CDS encoding GIY-YIG nuclease family protein: protein MTSLSENPLDADVPVSKSWFVYLVRAANGSLYCGISDDPVRRFAKHQSGKGARFFLSSPAMALVYTERCRDKSDALRQERLIKKLRKSAKECLVASYRSD from the coding sequence GTGACCAGCCTCAGCGAAAATCCTCTCGATGCCGACGTTCCAGTGAGCAAATCCTGGTTCGTCTACCTCGTACGCGCCGCCAACGGTTCGCTGTACTGCGGGATCAGCGATGATCCCGTGCGCCGCTTTGCCAAGCACCAGAGTGGCAAGGGCGCGCGATTCTTTCTCTCGAGCCCGGCGATGGCGCTGGTTTATACCGAGCGTTGCCGTGACAAGAGTGATGCGTTGCGCCAGGAGCGGTTGATCAAGAAACTCAGGAAGAGTGCGAAGGAGTGTCTGGTGGCGTCTTATCGGTCTGATTGA
- a CDS encoding glutathione S-transferase N-terminal domain-containing protein, translating into MSELILHHYPTSPFAEKARLLLGFKGLSWRSVHISPVMPKPDLTALTGGYRKTPVLQIGADIYCDTALIARRLEQEKAQPSFFPEGQEMIAASFATWADSVVFQHAVSLVFQPESVAVRFGKLPPEAIKAFLADRAGLFSGGSATKLPAEQAKHQWPTIMARLEQQLQREDGDFLLGEPSIADFAMAHPLWFLKATHVTAPLVDDYPAVSAWLGRVLGFGHGAASAMSSEEALEIARDSTPAALPDEHFVDPNGFEAGQQVVIAATDYGVDPVAGELVFAGREELILRREDERGGVVHVHFPRFGFRIEKR; encoded by the coding sequence ATGTCCGAGTTGATCCTCCATCATTACCCGACCTCTCCATTCGCCGAAAAGGCCCGGCTGCTGCTGGGTTTCAAGGGCTTGTCCTGGCGTTCGGTGCACATCTCGCCGGTGATGCCCAAGCCTGACCTGACTGCCCTGACCGGTGGTTACCGCAAGACCCCGGTGCTGCAGATTGGCGCCGATATCTATTGCGACACCGCGCTGATCGCCCGTCGTCTGGAGCAGGAAAAGGCCCAGCCTTCGTTCTTCCCGGAAGGGCAGGAAATGATCGCCGCCAGTTTCGCCACCTGGGCCGATTCTGTGGTGTTCCAGCACGCAGTGAGCCTGGTGTTTCAGCCGGAATCGGTGGCAGTGCGTTTCGGCAAGTTGCCGCCGGAAGCCATCAAGGCGTTCCTCGCCGATCGTGCCGGACTGTTCAGCGGTGGCAGCGCGACCAAGTTGCCAGCCGAACAGGCCAAACATCAATGGCCAACCATCATGGCGCGCCTGGAACAGCAGCTGCAGCGTGAAGACGGGGACTTCCTGCTCGGTGAGCCGTCGATAGCCGACTTTGCCATGGCGCATCCGCTGTGGTTCCTCAAGGCAACTCATGTAACCGCACCGTTGGTGGATGACTATCCGGCGGTGTCCGCGTGGCTCGGGCGGGTGCTGGGCTTCGGTCATGGTGCAGCCAGTGCGATGAGCTCCGAAGAGGCGCTGGAGATTGCGCGCGATTCGACGCCGGCGGCGTTGCCTGATGAGCATTTTGTCGACCCGAACGGATTCGAAGCGGGCCAGCAGGTTGTGATCGCGGCCACTGACTACGGTGTTGATCCGGTTGCCGGGGAGCTGGTATTTGCCGGTCGTGAAGAGCTGATCCTGCGCCGTGAAGACGAACGCGGTGGCGTGGTGCATGTGCACTTCCCGCGGTTCGGTTTCCGAATCGAGAAACGCTGA
- a CDS encoding glutaredoxin family protein: MLGNVLKKVALVLLVVVVYQNWGKIERVFNPSQMASEQVRANAKVVLYTTDWCGYCKQTKRFLDQKGIPFKEFDIEKDAEARKAYEALGGRGIPLIDVNGTLIRGFDPDDILAALK, translated from the coding sequence ATGCTCGGCAATGTGCTGAAGAAGGTTGCGCTGGTGTTGCTGGTGGTCGTGGTCTACCAGAACTGGGGCAAGATCGAACGGGTGTTCAACCCATCGCAGATGGCGTCCGAGCAGGTCCGCGCCAACGCCAAAGTGGTGCTGTACACCACCGACTGGTGCGGCTACTGCAAGCAGACCAAGCGTTTTCTCGATCAGAAAGGCATTCCGTTCAAGGAATTCGACATTGAGAAGGACGCCGAGGCGCGCAAGGCGTACGAAGCGCTGGGCGGACGCGGAATCCCGCTGATCGACGTCAATGGCACGTTGATTCGCGGGTTTGATCCGGACGACATTCTCGCCGCACTGAAATGA
- the yejK gene encoding nucleoid-associated protein YejK, with protein MPIRHCIVHLIDKKPDGTPAVLHARDSELAESAAIENMLADLNESYNAKQGKAWGLFHPESGAFPFSGWLKEYMEGGKDFTAFSKVAVEHLQKLMEESNLSVGGHVLFAHYQQGMTDYLAIALLHHSEGVAVTDQLDVTPSRHLDLGQLHLAARINVSEWQNNKQSKQYISFIKGKNGKKVSEYFRDFIGCQEGVDGPGETRTLLKAFSDFVESEDLPEDSAREKTKTLVDYASSQAKLGEPMGLEELSELIDEERPKAFYDHIRNKDYGLSPEIPADKRTLNQFRRFTGRAEGLSISFEAHLLGSKIEYDEEAGTLVIKGLPTSLTDQLKRRN; from the coding sequence ATGCCGATCCGTCATTGCATCGTCCACCTGATCGACAAAAAACCCGATGGCACGCCCGCAGTCCTGCACGCCCGTGACTCTGAACTGGCCGAGTCCGCCGCCATCGAAAACATGCTCGCCGACCTCAACGAGAGCTATAACGCCAAACAGGGCAAAGCCTGGGGCTTGTTCCATCCGGAGTCCGGTGCATTCCCGTTCAGCGGCTGGCTGAAGGAATACATGGAGGGCGGCAAGGACTTCACCGCGTTCAGCAAAGTCGCGGTCGAGCACCTGCAAAAGCTGATGGAAGAGTCGAACCTGTCGGTGGGCGGCCACGTGCTGTTCGCCCACTACCAGCAAGGCATGACCGATTACCTGGCCATCGCCCTGCTGCACCACAGCGAAGGCGTGGCGGTGACCGATCAACTGGACGTGACCCCGTCGCGCCACCTCGACCTCGGCCAATTGCACCTGGCAGCGCGGATCAACGTCTCCGAGTGGCAGAACAACAAGCAGTCCAAGCAGTACATCTCGTTCATCAAGGGCAAGAACGGCAAGAAAGTCTCGGAATACTTCCGTGACTTCATCGGTTGCCAGGAAGGCGTCGACGGTCCGGGCGAGACCCGCACGCTGCTCAAGGCCTTCAGCGACTTCGTCGAGAGCGAAGACCTGCCGGAAGATTCCGCCCGCGAGAAAACCAAGACCCTGGTCGACTACGCCAGCAGCCAGGCCAAGCTCGGCGAACCGATGGGCCTGGAAGAACTGTCGGAGCTGATCGACGAAGAACGTCCGAAAGCGTTCTACGATCACATCCGTAACAAGGATTACGGCCTGTCGCCGGAGATCCCGGCAGACAAGCGCACGCTCAACCAGTTCCGTCGTTTCACCGGCCGCGCCGAAGGCCTGTCGATCAGCTTCGAGGCGCACTTGCTGGGCTCGAAGATCGAATACGACGAAGAGGCCGGCACCCTGGTCATCAAAGGTTTGCCCACCTCGCTCACCGACCAGTTGAAGCGCCGTAACTGA
- a CDS encoding HU family DNA-binding protein produces MALTKDQLIADIAEAIDAPKTTARNALDQLGQIVADQLENGGEITLPGIGKLKVTERPARTGRNPSTGAAIEIPAKKVIKLVVAKGLTDAVNK; encoded by the coding sequence ATGGCTCTTACTAAAGACCAACTGATCGCCGACATCGCTGAAGCTATCGACGCGCCGAAAACCACCGCGCGTAACGCTCTGGACCAACTGGGCCAAATCGTTGCTGATCAGCTGGAAAATGGCGGCGAAATCACCTTGCCAGGTATCGGCAAGCTGAAAGTGACCGAGCGTCCTGCCCGCACTGGCCGTAACCCATCGACTGGCGCTGCCATCGAAATCCCTGCCAAGAAAGTGATCAAGCTGGTTGTGGCCAAAGGCCTGACCGACGCTGTGAACAAGTAA
- the rlmF gene encoding 23S rRNA (adenine(1618)-N(6))-methyltransferase RlmF has product MNAPRTPKPARKKPDSATPAKPVEPRKEASLHPRNRHQGRYDFPALIKTTPELAKFVITNPYGKESIDFASPDAVRVFNRALLKSFYGIQHWDIPADYLCPPVPGRADYIHFLADLLASNNDGVVPRGAIVNVLDIGMGANCVYPLIGNSEYRWHFLGSEIDPTAVAAARAIVQSNNLNKVIQLRQQENRKHILIGLLEPGERFDLTMCNPPFHASMEEATKGSERKWRALGKADPKRKLPVLNFGGQSAELWCEGGEARFVTQLIAESANLAHKVLWFSTLVSKASNLPAIETALKKAGALESQVVEMSQGQKQSRFVAWTFQTKSEQQIWRRERWVRK; this is encoded by the coding sequence ATGAACGCCCCACGTACACCGAAACCTGCGCGCAAGAAGCCTGACTCCGCCACCCCGGCCAAACCCGTGGAACCGCGTAAAGAAGCCAGCCTGCACCCGCGCAATCGCCATCAGGGTCGTTACGACTTCCCGGCGCTGATCAAGACCACGCCGGAACTGGCGAAGTTCGTGATCACCAACCCGTACGGCAAGGAAAGCATCGACTTCGCCAGTCCCGATGCGGTGCGTGTGTTCAACCGGGCGTTGCTCAAGTCGTTCTACGGCATCCAGCATTGGGACATCCCGGCCGATTATCTGTGCCCGCCGGTGCCGGGCCGCGCCGACTACATCCACTTCCTGGCTGACCTGCTGGCCAGCAACAACGATGGCGTGGTTCCGCGCGGCGCCATCGTCAATGTGCTGGATATCGGCATGGGCGCCAACTGCGTGTATCCGCTGATCGGTAACAGCGAATACCGCTGGCACTTCCTCGGCTCGGAGATCGATCCGACCGCCGTGGCCGCCGCCAGGGCCATCGTCCAGTCCAACAACCTGAACAAGGTCATCCAGCTGCGCCAGCAGGAAAACCGCAAGCACATCCTGATCGGCCTGCTGGAGCCCGGTGAGCGCTTTGATCTGACCATGTGTAACCCGCCGTTCCACGCGTCGATGGAGGAAGCCACCAAGGGCAGCGAGCGTAAATGGCGCGCCTTGGGCAAGGCTGATCCGAAGCGCAAGCTGCCGGTGCTGAACTTCGGCGGCCAGTCGGCCGAGCTGTGGTGTGAAGGTGGCGAGGCGCGTTTCGTGACGCAACTGATCGCCGAAAGTGCGAACCTTGCACACAAGGTGTTGTGGTTCAGCACCTTGGTCTCGAAAGCCTCGAACCTGCCTGCCATCGAAACCGCGCTGAAAAAGGCCGGCGCGCTGGAAAGCCAGGTGGTGGAAATGTCCCAGGGGCAGAAGCAGAGCCGCTTCGTCGCCTGGACCTTCCAGACCAAGTCCGAGCAGCAGATCTGGCGGCGTGAACGCTGGGTTCGCAAGTAA